The Chloroherpetonaceae bacterium genome window below encodes:
- the ccsA gene encoding cytochrome c biogenesis protein CcsA, producing MTLSNRNILYLFIYLWLFGVIIAAFMLPNQVGMLRETTTNMYFHVSMAITATVAFLTSLWQSVRYLITRDLHFDYGAEASAGLGYLFNLLALITGAIWARYAWGAYWHWDPRQTSIFILLIIYSVYFVLRGSVEDPEKRGRLSAVYSIFSFPSLIFLYYVLPRLVPGLHPGSPERGEAGINPAVSNTTDPEIRVILYSAWAGFIALFFVLYHLRLRYLKLHHSLNHNN from the coding sequence ATGACTTTGTCTAATCGTAATATCTTATATCTCTTCATTTACCTTTGGTTATTTGGCGTGATCATTGCAGCTTTCATGTTACCAAATCAAGTGGGCATGCTTCGAGAGACAACCACAAATATGTATTTTCATGTGTCAATGGCAATTACAGCGACAGTTGCGTTTCTGACCTCACTATGGCAAAGTGTAAGGTATTTAATAACGCGAGACCTCCATTTTGACTATGGAGCTGAGGCTTCTGCGGGGTTAGGCTATCTGTTTAATCTTTTAGCACTTATTACGGGTGCGATTTGGGCGCGGTATGCTTGGGGAGCATATTGGCATTGGGATCCGAGGCAGACATCTATCTTTATTCTTCTTATCATTTATTCGGTTTACTTTGTTCTAAGAGGTTCAGTAGAAGATCCAGAAAAGCGGGGTCGATTATCGGCGGTGTATAGTATTTTTTCATTCCCTTCCTTAATTTTTCTTTATTATGTTTTGCCAAGATTAGTACCGGGTTTGCACCCGGGCTCTCCTGAGAGAGGGGAAGCGGGGATTAACCCAGCGGTATCGAACACGACCGACCCGGAGATTCGTGTCATTTTGTACTCTGCTTGGGCCGGTTTTATTGCATTATTTTTTGTCTTGTACCATTTAAGGTTGAGGTATCTTAAACTTCACCATTCACTTAATCACAATAATTAA
- a CDS encoding CcmD family protein yields MESLVLNPIYNVMMITLIIFSGLMIYVYRLDKKLSLLENAIKNKV; encoded by the coding sequence ATGGAATCTCTAGTCCTTAACCCGATTTACAATGTAATGATGATTACACTCATTATTTTTTCGGGGCTGATGATTTATGTTTATCGATTAGACAAAAAATTGTCACTTTTAGAAAACGCAATTAAAAATAAAGTTTAA